AAATATGCCATCATTTACGGGGGGGCTCAGAAAAACCTGGCTCCTGCTGGTGTCACCTTTGTGATCATTAAGGATGAGATCCTGGGAAAAGTGGACAGGGCCATTCCCACCATGCTGGACTACCGTATCCATATTGAAAAAGAATCCATGTTCAATACCCCCCCCTGTGTCGCCATCTATGCAGCCATGCATACCCTGCGCTGGTATAAGGAGCAGGGCGGAGTTGAGGCCATGCACAAACTGAATCTGGAGAAGGCAAGAATTCTTTATAATGAGATTGACCGGAATCCTCTCTTTGTGTCGGGGATAGATCATGAAGATGACCGCTCCATCATGAATGTGACCTTTGTGATGAGCGAAGAGTACAAGGATAAGGAGGCTGATTTTCTTGCCTTTGCCACCGAAAGGGGAATGTCGGGATTAAAGGGTCACCGGTCTGTTGGAGGTTTCAGGGCATCTATTTACAATGCCATGCCGATCTCTTCGGTGGAGGCATTGATCGATGCCATGAAAGCATTTGAAAAGAGTATTTAACAGCATAAGAACAGAAACATGGCGAAAGTATTGATAGCAACAGAAAAACCTTTTTCTGCCCAGACAGTGGAAGAGGTGAAGGGTGTATTCAAAGATGCAGGGTATGAGGTGGAGCTACTCTCCAAATATCCCGGGAAATCAGATCTGATAGCCGCTGTGAAGGACAAGGATGCCCTGATTATCCGCAGCGACCAGGTGGACAGGGAGGTGATTCAGGCAGCGGAAAAGCTGAAGATTGTAGTACGTGCCGGTGCCGGTTATGACAATGTGGACCTGGATGCTGCCACTGAAAAAGGCGTGGTGGTTATGAACACCCCGGGACAAAACTCGAATGCAGTGGCTGAACTGGCTCTGGGGATGATGGTATATCTGAACCGTGCCGGTTTTACTCCGGTAACAGGAAGTGAATTGAGGGGAAAGAAACTGGGGATTCATGCCTATGGTGCCGTTGGTAGAATTGTTGGTCTGATCGCCAAAGGATTTGGCATGAAGGTTTATGCTTTCGACCCCTTTGTGGATTCTGTTGTGATTACCAACGATGGGGTGGCACGCGAGGAATCGGCCGAAAGTCTGTATAGCAAATGCCAGTATATCTCCCTGCATATTCCCGCAAATGCAGAGACTCTTGGATCCATTGGGTATGATCTTCTCAGCCGCATGCCCGAAGGAGCCACTCTGGTCAATACCGCCCGCAAAGAGGTCATTGATGAGTCGGGCTTGAAGAAGGTGTTCGCGGAGAGAGATGATTTCAGGTATATCTCAGATATCGCCCCGGACTGCAGGGAAGAGCTGGAGGAGCAATATAAGGGTCGGGTATTCTTTACCCCCAAGAAGATGGGAGCTCAGACCGCTGAGGCCAATCTGAATGCCGGGGTTGCTGCTGCCAGGCAAATCGTCAATTTCCTGGAAAAGGGGGACCGCACTTTTAAAGTAAACTAACGTATGACTAAGATACATGCCTTCAAAGGTTTCAGGCCCGGAAAAGAGAATGTGAAGAAAGTGGCTTCCAGGCCTTATGATGTTTTGAATTCCGGGGAAGCGAGGGAAGAGGTCAAAGGCAATCCCTGGTCCTTTCTTCATGTGGTGAAACCTGAAGTGGATTTGCCCGAAGAAACCGACCTTCATTCGGATCTGGTTTACAACATAGGAAGAGATAATCTTCAAAGGCTTATTTCCGAAGGTTTTTTCGTCCAGGATGAGTCGGAGAGCCTGTATATTTACGGACAGACCATGTCCGGGCATACCCAGTACGGGATCGTGGCCTGTGCAGCCGTGGATGACTACCTGGATGATGTTATTAAAAAACATGAACTGACCAGGCCGGATAAGGAGGAGGACAGGATGAATCATATCCGGGTGACCAACTTCAATGCCGAACCTGTATTTTTTGCTTATCCCGATCATAACGAACTGGATACCATCGTGGAGGACGTTATTGCCGGAGAACCGGAATACGATTTCACCACCGAAGACGGGGTGGGACACCATTTCTGGGTGATCCAGAATCAGACTGTGATCGCCAGGGTCGTTGAGCTGTTTGAACAGGATATCAGCCACACCTATGTGGCCGACGGACATCACCGGACCGCTGCAGCCGCACTGGTAGGGCAGGAGCGTCGAAAGAATAACCCGGATCATACCGGACATGAGGAGTATAACTTCTTCCTGGCCGTTCACTTCCCCGCTTCCCAGCTGACCATCATTGATTACAACCGGGTGGTAAAGGATCTCAACGGGATGTCTGCCGCTGAATTCCTGGAAGAGTTGGAGGAGGGATTTGTTGTTACCGGGAAAGGACCGGAGATCTTCAAGCCCGGACAACTGCATACCCTCAGCATGTACCTCGAAGGACTCTGGTATGAGCTGAAGGCCCGGCCGGGAACTTACAATGACATGGATCCCATAGCCTGTCTGGATGTCACCGTGCTTTCTGAACAAATCCTGGGACCACTTCTGAATATTACGGATCTGCGGAAATCCGGACGCATCGATTTTGTGGGAGGGATCCGGGGACTTGAAGAGCTGAGCAGGAGGGTCGATAGTGGGGAAATGGCCGCAGCATTTGCTCTTTATCCTGTGAGCATGAAGCAGTTGATGAATATTGCCGACAGTGGGATGATCATGCCACCCAAAACCACCTGGTTTGAACCAAAACTGCGCAGCGGACTGGTGATTCATTCTCTGGATTAATTTTTACAGCCATGGGAGTTGCAGAGAACCTTCTGAAAATTAAGGAGCAGATACCGGCACATGTGACCCTGGTTGCGGTCTCAAAAACAAAGCCCGATGAGGAGATCCTGAAAGCCTATGATGCCGGACAACTCGATTTTGGCGAAAACAAGGTACAGGACCTGCTTGCCAGGCAGGAGAAGCTTCCCGCCGAAATCCGCTGGCACATGATCGGTCACCTGCAATCCAATAAGGTGAAATACCTGGCCCCCTTCGTTCATATGCTCCACGGAGTAGACAGTCTGAAGCTGCTTTCGGTCATTGACCGGGAGGCGGAAAAGAATGAGCGGACGATCGATTGCCTTCTTCAGATACGTATCGCTCTGGAGGAGAACAAATTCGGACTGACCGAGGAGGATCTGATGCACCTGCTGGGCTCCGAAGCTTTTCAGAGGATGGAACATGTCCGGATCCGGGGGGTGATGGGTATGGCCACCTTTACGGAAAATTCAAATCAGATCAGGGAGGAGTTTCGCCATCTAAAACGTATATTTGAGAGGCTGAAGAGTTCTTCGTTTAAAAACCAGGACTCCTTCGATCAAATCTCCTGTGGAATGTCGGGCGACTTCCGGCTGGCCATTGAGGAAGGGAGTACCCTGGTGCGTATCGGAAACCTTATATTTGGTCCAAGAAACTATTGAAATAAACACCTATGATTGATCTTTCCACCACCTTTGCAGGTCTCTCCATGAAGAGTCCTATTATAGTGAGCAGCAGTGGCCTGACCTCCTCGGTTGACCGTATAAAAAAAGTGGCTGCTGCCGGTGCAGGAGCAGTGGTGATCAAATCTTTATTCGAAGAACAGATCAACTACGAGATAGGCAAACTGTCGGCCGAAAGCGATTACCCGGAGGCAGGCGATTATATCCGGACCTATGCCCGGGAGAACTCCCTGGAAGAGTACCTGACCCTGATCAGGTCGGCTAAAGAGGCGGTGGATATTCCGGTTATGGCAAGCATCAATTGCGTAAGTGCTTCCGAGTGGATCGATTTTGCAGGGAGAATTGAAAAGGCCGGGGCCGATGCCCTGGAGTTGAATATCTATTTTCTTCCCATCAACAAGGATAAAGATTCCAGGGAATATGAGAAGGGATATCTCCACCTGGTTTCGGAGGTGAAAAAACGCACCAGTCTTCCCGTAATAGTAAAGCTGGGGAGCGGTTTTACCAACATTACCTGGATGGTGAACCAGATTTATCTGCGCGGTGCTGCAGCAGTGGTCCTGTTCAACCGCTTCTATGCGCCGGACATTGATACAGATGAGTTGACTTTCGGATCCGCAGAGGTCCTGAGCACGCCCGCGGAGCTCCGCACCACGCTGCGTTGGATAGGGATAGTATCTTCACAGGTGGATCAGCTCGATCTGGCCGCCTCCACCGGGGTTCACTCCGGGATGGCAGTCGTGAAGCAGATTCTGGCCGGAGCAGCAGCGGTGCAGGTATGCTCGGTTCTCTACCGGAATGGCCTGGACTATGTCAGGGATATGATCCAGGAGATGAAGCGTTGGATGGAGAAAAACCAGTTTGAGTCTCCGGATGATTTCAGGGGAAAGATGAATTATGGCAGTCTGGATGATCCTTCGGTCTACGAACGGGCCCAGTTTATGAAGTACTTCTCATCGATGCATTAGTAAGCTTCGATGACTCTGACAAGTTCCTCGAAAAGCGGTCTTTTCTGCTCCTCTGCCCTGGTTAGTTTTGATTTCAGCGAGCGGGCCAGCCTGTTCCTCTCAACCTGTTCCAGTTCCCCAATGGCCTCTTCAATGACTGTAAAGGCTTCTATGGCCGCTATATATCCTCCTGTTACAAGCACATTTATAAAAGTGTTAATATGATGGCTGTAGGAAAGCCCGTTCTGCCAGCAGGCTGCAACAAGAAGGGGCTGGATTTCCCGGTATTCCGGGTTGGCAATGGCTTCAACAAGTACCGGAACAGACTCTTTATCCTTCAGATCGTTCAATAGTGCAGCGATTTCATACTGGACCTCTTCATCGTCCTGCACAAGCATCAGGTTAAACAGTTCGGGCAGAACCGACACATCTCCTTCTTTGCGCAGCTCCCTGATGGTGGTCAGTATGGCCGAGCGGTTGCTGGAGCGCAGGGATTCTATCTGCTGTTTAAGCCGGGGCTTGCTGTTCCGGGAATCCATTAATTGCATCGCTTGCTGATCAATTCACCGGCTTCAAAAATACCATACTGAAAGGCTTTCCTGAAGCAATGGCAGGCACTGCTCCGGTTCCCAAGCCGTTCGGCCAGTTTGCCTTTTTCGAACCAGATCTCGCCATTCAAAGGATCCAGATCCAGGGCCATGGACATATCCTTCTCCGCATACCTGGTCGTCCCGGTGGCGGCATAGGTTCTTCCCCGGGCAAAATAGTAGGCAGCCTCTCCTTTGTTAAGTTTCAGCGAGCGGTTAAAGGACTGGATCGCATCCAGGTA
This sequence is a window from Bacteroidales bacterium. Protein-coding genes within it:
- a CDS encoding DUF1015 family protein, whose amino-acid sequence is MTKIHAFKGFRPGKENVKKVASRPYDVLNSGEAREEVKGNPWSFLHVVKPEVDLPEETDLHSDLVYNIGRDNLQRLISEGFFVQDESESLYIYGQTMSGHTQYGIVACAAVDDYLDDVIKKHELTRPDKEEDRMNHIRVTNFNAEPVFFAYPDHNELDTIVEDVIAGEPEYDFTTEDGVGHHFWVIQNQTVIARVVELFEQDISHTYVADGHHRTAAAALVGQERRKNNPDHTGHEEYNFFLAVHFPASQLTIIDYNRVVKDLNGMSAAEFLEELEEGFVVTGKGPEIFKPGQLHTLSMYLEGLWYELKARPGTYNDMDPIACLDVTVLSEQILGPLLNITDLRKSGRIDFVGGIRGLEELSRRVDSGEMAAAFALYPVSMKQLMNIADSGMIMPPKTTWFEPKLRSGLVIHSLD
- a CDS encoding YggS family pyridoxal phosphate-dependent enzyme; the protein is MGVAENLLKIKEQIPAHVTLVAVSKTKPDEEILKAYDAGQLDFGENKVQDLLARQEKLPAEIRWHMIGHLQSNKVKYLAPFVHMLHGVDSLKLLSVIDREAEKNERTIDCLLQIRIALEENKFGLTEEDLMHLLGSEAFQRMEHVRIRGVMGMATFTENSNQIREEFRHLKRIFERLKSSSFKNQDSFDQISCGMSGDFRLAIEEGSTLVRIGNLIFGPRNY
- a CDS encoding HEAT repeat domain-containing protein, with amino-acid sequence MQLMDSRNSKPRLKQQIESLRSSNRSAILTTIRELRKEGDVSVLPELFNLMLVQDDEEVQYEIAALLNDLKDKESVPVLVEAIANPEYREIQPLLVAACWQNGLSYSHHINTFINVLVTGGYIAAIEAFTVIEEAIGELEQVERNRLARSLKSKLTRAEEQKRPLFEELVRVIEAY
- a CDS encoding 3-phosphoglycerate dehydrogenase codes for the protein MAKVLIATEKPFSAQTVEEVKGVFKDAGYEVELLSKYPGKSDLIAAVKDKDALIIRSDQVDREVIQAAEKLKIVVRAGAGYDNVDLDAATEKGVVVMNTPGQNSNAVAELALGMMVYLNRAGFTPVTGSELRGKKLGIHAYGAVGRIVGLIAKGFGMKVYAFDPFVDSVVITNDGVAREESAESLYSKCQYISLHIPANAETLGSIGYDLLSRMPEGATLVNTARKEVIDESGLKKVFAERDDFRYISDIAPDCREELEEQYKGRVFFTPKKMGAQTAEANLNAGVAAARQIVNFLEKGDRTFKVN
- the serC gene encoding 3-phosphoserine/phosphohydroxythreonine transaminase — encoded protein: MKKHNFSAGPSILSPYTIKQTAEGILDLNQSGLSLMEISHRSKDFIAIMDETRQLFKDLLDIPSGYSVLLLQGGASLQFCMVPYNLLQTKAAYLDTGAWASKAIKEARLFGEVDVVASSKDTTYSYIPRVFQVPSDVDYFHITTNNTIYGTEIKEDMDCAVNLVADMSSDIFSRPLDVSKYAIIYGGAQKNLAPAGVTFVIIKDEILGKVDRAIPTMLDYRIHIEKESMFNTPPCVAIYAAMHTLRWYKEQGGVEAMHKLNLEKARILYNEIDRNPLFVSGIDHEDDRSIMNVTFVMSEEYKDKEADFLAFATERGMSGLKGHRSVGGFRASIYNAMPISSVEALIDAMKAFEKSI
- a CDS encoding dihydroorotate dehydrogenase-like protein, with the translated sequence MIDLSTTFAGLSMKSPIIVSSSGLTSSVDRIKKVAAAGAGAVVIKSLFEEQINYEIGKLSAESDYPEAGDYIRTYARENSLEEYLTLIRSAKEAVDIPVMASINCVSASEWIDFAGRIEKAGADALELNIYFLPINKDKDSREYEKGYLHLVSEVKKRTSLPVIVKLGSGFTNITWMVNQIYLRGAAAVVLFNRFYAPDIDTDELTFGSAEVLSTPAELRTTLRWIGIVSSQVDQLDLAASTGVHSGMAVVKQILAGAAAVQVCSVLYRNGLDYVRDMIQEMKRWMEKNQFESPDDFRGKMNYGSLDDPSVYERAQFMKYFSSMH